A single window of Leeuwenhoekiella sp. MAR_2009_132 DNA harbors:
- the rlmH gene encoding 23S rRNA (pseudouridine(1915)-N(3))-methyltransferase RlmH produces the protein MNIKLLCIGKTDDAHLDALIAIYTKRLKHYVNFELEIIPDLKKTKNLSEEQQKEKEGELILSKLNPQDELILLDENGKEFSSEKFAVYLQKKMNSGIKTLVFVIGGPYGFSAEVYAKAIGKVSLSKMTFSHQMIRLFMTEQVYRAFTILRNEPYHHR, from the coding sequence ATGAATATTAAACTTCTTTGCATAGGCAAAACTGATGATGCTCATTTAGACGCACTTATTGCGATTTATACTAAACGACTAAAGCATTATGTAAATTTTGAATTGGAGATTATACCCGATCTCAAGAAGACAAAAAACCTGTCTGAAGAACAACAGAAAGAGAAAGAAGGCGAATTGATTCTGTCAAAACTGAATCCTCAGGACGAATTGATTCTTTTAGATGAAAATGGAAAAGAGTTTAGCAGTGAGAAGTTTGCTGTGTATCTTCAGAAAAAAATGAACAGCGGTATCAAAACTTTGGTGTTTGTTATTGGCGGTCCCTATGGATTTTCTGCGGAAGTTTATGCAAAAGCTATAGGCAAAGTGTCCCTTTCAAAAATGACCTTTTCACATCAGATGATTCGGCTATTTATGACCGAGCAGGTTTACAGAGCTTTCACTATTTTACGAAATGAACCTTATCATCATCGTTAG